One Nematostella vectensis chromosome 10, jaNemVect1.1, whole genome shotgun sequence genomic window, CTTTGACCATCAGGTACGGCATGGAGATAGTATCACTCAGGACTTACATCTAGCAACTCTGAAACTTCTTGTAAACCCCCTTTCAAGCTCTTGCAGCTTTTCATCAAGTACTTGACATCATAGATTTTGGGAAAGTACAACTTGAGCAACTCAAAAAATTCAGATTCTTCTGATGAGAGATTTTGTGCGGTCAAGACCTTTATCAAGTATCCAAAGTCGTAGGCACTGTAAGGAAAAAACAGTGGAATTAGAGCAAAAATAAATCCCTGAATGAGGGTAAAGGGAGGGATAACTAAAGATATTACAACAGTACAAGTACCAACCCACACCCCTGTTCTGACTAACCCCTACGTTCTGACCACTCCCTGGTTCTGGTTCTGACAGGTACCCCCTACGTTCTGACCACTCCCTGGTTCTGGTTCTGACAGGTACCCCCTGGGTTCTGACCACTCCCTGGTTCTGGTTCTGACAGGTACCCCCTAGGTTCTGACCACTTCCTGGTTCTAGTTCTGACAGGTACCCCCTAGGTTCTGACCACTTCCTGGTTCTAGTTCTGACAGGTACCCCCTAGGTTCTGACCACTCCCTGGTTCTGGTTCTGACAGGTACCCCCTAGGTTCTGACCACTTCCTGGTTCTAGTTCTGACAGGTACCCCCTGGGTTCTGACCAGTCCCTGGTTCTGGTTCTGACAGGTACCCCCTAGGTTCTGACCACTTCCTGGTTCTAGTTCTGACAGGTACCCCCTATGTTCTGACCACTTCCTGGTTCTAGTTCTGACAGGTACCCCCTAGGTTCTGACCACTTCCTGGTTCTAGTTCTGACAGGTACCCCCTGGGTTTTGACCACACCCTGGTTCTGGCTACCCCCTGGTTCTGACTACCCTCTAGCATCTGACTACCCCTCATCACGTTCCACCAAGTAATCTTCCCAAAGGTCTGGTTTAGCCTGCGTGGCAATGGAATTTCTATTGGTGTGAGACTGCAGGGCTCACCTGTGAAAGGAGAGCCACCGGACCTCATCCCTTAGGACAAGTCCTGATGTGATAAGAAGTTCAGCAAAGTCATTCACATCAATTCCCTCCTCTTCATGCTGCTTAAACTGTATGCCTGATCTGTTGAGCAGGTCAATTGAATCCTGTGCATACATGTCCTCTCTGaaacaacaaaattaaaattaaaaatggtTTTGTTTTCCTTGCTTTTGTAACACATCAACTAAAAGCATTCTATGTCATATACATATGTAATGATAAATGATTATTTGTTAAATTTATAAAAGGGCAGGGGATACAATGGTTTGTTTCACGCCCTGCTAAACAGGCAATTATGTTCCTAGCGCCCCACATTGGGGACTTTAAGATACGAGTATGGCTACGAGTACAGCAACAAGTACGGGCTACGAGTACAGGGACAGTAGAAAACAATAGAATTAATTTGAGAATTGAAAGGCTGCACATGAAAATTTAATGTCTGATAGATTTCCAACTGTTCTCCTTAAGAACACGACACAAAATTCCAAGTTTTACGGTCTAGCGAGTACGTGGAGGGTTTGAGTATAAATTCACCTGTTTCATATTGTAGAAATGAAGTTTGAGGTtgaatttttgtttgttcCTAAATATAAATTCAAGGTAATTTCATCGAAACTACTGTGGAATTTGTCGCAAAGCGCTAAAGTATTATCTCAGCCACTCCATGTTAACCGTAGCCGTTGTCACATCTTAAAGTCCCTATTGTGATCAACATTGTGATATGTTGAGGGAGCTATTTGATTACTGTATCGCCACCACAAACATGTTTTTTGTGTTTAGCCAGTTGTCATAATTCTATTCAGTTTTTCtatttacattattttatGGATACAGGAATAAAAGGCAAGCTACAGTAGGTGAGCAATGTCACACAGCACAGTTAGCTACATTAACAGATGATTCCAGACAAGCCATCCACGAAATCCTGAACAACAATGCATTGCCTAGCAGCCAAGCAAAAGTCCCTTTCCAGTGGTATTCACAGCCAGCACTCACGTCAAGTTGAATTTGAAGTTGAACTGCCAAGTCGCTCCATCAGAAGGCTGCTGACCATGGTCATTGTAAAACGACATTCCAAGCTGAATAATCTTTAGTAAGTCTACATTGCAGCGTAGCAACTGGAATTGGTATTCAGCTGTACTTCGGAATTCACCAATAGGTCTGGCAACAACCCCAGGGAACTCTGTGTCCTGAGTGGAGTATAAAATCATTACAAAAAGTTCATCAGCCACCAATATATCAAAGACAGGATTCTACAAAGCTAGTATTAAAGGTGACTTACTACAGTACCAGAAGTTCGACACCTCTCCGATTTGTGCTTTTGCTACACGGGCGCATTGcacttgttgttgttgttagccCCATTTCCATGCTGGATCACAGGGGCCATTTTTAACCTGTCTTTAACCTGCTTTCAATCCAAGCCTTGTTTTTATACTATAGCAGTCACATGACTATCTTTAAATAATTATGACTTTGTTAGCTTTGTTGTGCCTTAGTAAATATGAGGCTTTGAGCCTCGTTTCTATGTTAGATTGGTCACATGTACCTTTTTTAAGGTTATTTAACCAAAGATTGACAGAGACTGGATGACGTAAAACAGAGTTCTACTTATAACTATGATTTTAGCCTCGCTTCAATGATGGCCCAAAGGGGCCATTTCTAAACCTTCACCAAGTACCCCTCAAACACTTTTCAGAATTGTCGACAAGTTATTTTAGGTTCCTTAGGGACTAATGAACACCACTAGACTATTCCCTGACCTTCTTGACGAAATGCCATGGGAAAACACATCCTTCTGGACTATAATCCAATTGCAGGGCGATTTTGAACAATGTTCACATGAGCGTGTTTCTCAGAAAATGAAGGATGTTTATTTCAGGGTTTTAATGTATACAATTTTAACCCGTACTATTTAGACCTTCACAACTTCATCCAGGGATGTTAATTTTAACAACTGACTTGTCTGGTAAAGAATTTTACTTCTGTCTCATATCCAATCCCCACGTACAATTTTTTTCTAGATCACTGACCAAATACTTTGATGATTAATTAGCTGTGTAAATTGAGGAATCAATTGTTGAATTTTCATCCCTGGACCAAGTTGTGGTGGTCTAAATAATATGGGTTAATATTGTATACATTAAACCTCTAAAATAAACATCCTTCATTTTCTCAAAAGCGCTGGATTAATTGATTAATTTCATTGAAACTTGCAATCTGGAGGCAGCATTAATTGTATTAGGTAGGGTGACATCATATCTTGGAGAGACTACGCCCTACAGTACCTTGAAAAATTTCAGCATATATGAACTTTAATCCTTCCTTGTTAATGTAGTGCATTTATATCTACAAATCAGTGCAATGCGCCCGTGTAGCAAAAGCACAAAGTGGAGAGGTGTCGAACTTCTGGTACTGTAGTAAGTCGCCTTAAACTACTGCCCAAACAAGATATTAATTCTCTTTTTATTCTCAAGCGAAGACAGCCTACTAACCATAGCAACATAAGGGTATTCATCAATAATATTTCGTATTTTGGCAAACTCTTCTTCAAGATTGCCTTGCCACACATCTCTGATGCCGAAATTTACTGTTGTCGGCATGCTCACAATCCCGGCGTCACAACCCCTCTGCTTACTTGCAAACTACTGTGCATATGCAAGGACTACTGTATGTCTGGCCTTTACTTGGTCAATATGGAAAAATCCTACAAGAAGAACACAGTGAGTAATAAGCAGCTAGGAAATTACTACATCCAAGTAATTTACGGTAGTGGGGATCAATTTTTTAGCCCAGAAACAGACATTTGACAAAAGCTTGCACCAGGTTTCCATTTTGATTGCATGATTTGTGAAGGTCCAAGAGGAAAGTTATGAGTTATGAGCAACACTGGTGTCTCTGCCACAGCTCCAAGCATCTCCTTACAGTATCTGAAATAGTTATCAGTAAAATATCCCTAGTTATCAGTAAAATATCCCTAGTTATCAGTAAAATATCCCTAGTTATCAGTAAAATATCCCTAGTTATCAGTAAAATATCCCTAGTTATCAGTAAAATATCCCTAGTTATCAGTAAAATATCCCTAGTTATCAGTAAAATATCCCTAGTTATCAGTAAAATATCCCTAGTTATAAGTAAAATATCCCTAGTTATAAGTAAAATATCCCTAGTTATCAGTAAAATATCCCTAGTTATCAGTAAAATATACCTAGTTATCAGTAAAATATCCCTAGTTATCAGTAAAATATCCCTAGTTATCAGTAAAATATCCCTAGTTATCAGTAAAATATCCCTAGTTATCAGTAAAATATCCCTAGTTATAAGTAATATGTTGTTGCTGTCCTCCAGCAAAGATAGGGTACAAAGACGTGAACAATGAAACCCTGAGGAATCTTTTTCTTTCCTGTCTAAATTATTATCATATTCCATAATAATATTCCAGAGTGACTGTGTGGTACACAGTTCTTTTAGGTTCAAATCCTTTTTTCACAACCTTTAGCAGCCAACCTCTGTTAAACAGAAGAGTTCTAAAGTTTGTTTCTACTAAATGTGCCACTGTAAACTTTTCAAATAATGTTTTATGAATCAGGAGATTAAATGGACTAAAAAGAAGAGCCCCTTTAAACAGACAGCAGGCAGCAAACAAATAGGAGGCTTTGGGGTGAGTATTCACAAGTGGCTTCAGTGTATACAGTAATACTGTAATACGTGTCTAGTAAGCTTGGGGCAACATGGGTGCTTTTCTAAGCCAGAGAGAGAAATAATAACATAATGACAGGTTATACCTCATGAAGTTTACTTCTGTTTACAGATTTGTTTAAGCTTCACACGCAAACTTTCACACATATCTCTTAAGTTCCTAGAGAGATGGTTAGGTAAGAGCTTTCTCAGGTGTGGGTACACTATTtaccaaataaataataaggcAACCGTTATATCAAAGTGTTAGGGTTAACATTTCAAGAAGTAGGTCTAGATCTCCAATTCAGTACTTATAACTTAAAGTAAGTAACATTTAACTTTGTCTTCACCTTGAGAAACCTTATGTGAAACTCTCCAAATTTCCGTAAAATCAACCTCCCAAAACttgagcaaacaaaaaaataactcaCTATTTGAAATGCTTATCATAGAGTTGACAATCAGCACGTGCTAGGCAGTATATTCTTCTATGTATAAAACACACACAGGCTACAATCGACGATACAAACATCAGAAGAGTTTCAATCATGCCGTTCGGTTTGAAGTCATATAAGAGTCAATTACAAAGATAAATACACTTACTTTAACCTTTCCCTCTTTGCACTTGTTACTTCAAAATTCTTCCAGTGAATAAGTCCAGTAAATGATTTTCTGTGGAGTGCATAGATGAAACAAAGAGGATTCAGTTGATGTACTACtccaagaaaacaaaatggcgtctAATCGCATTGCGCATGCGTTTAAAGGTAAAACAGCTGGCTCAATTTTATGGATAAGGCTCCTGCATGCATGAATAGCCTGATCTTTCAGACGGCACGTGATCGTTTGTTTTGCAGTGAAACGATTGATCACGTGCCGTCTGATAAATTAGGCTAGTAAacgaatctttttttttcatacttaATTTTGATTTACAAACACCCTGACACATCGCACACCTCGTAAAGcaagcatacctgtcaactctcccgcattaggcaggagtctcaagagtttggaccccttctcccgctctcacGCGTGGAATgtcaaatctcccgctttttagcgatttttatcgcttttaCCGCACAAAATATTCGAAAATACCGCAataccgaaaaaaaaaacgaaaatatCGCATACCATACAGAACAGTTAGGGTCATAACTAAAATTGGAggcattttgtaaataaagaaattatCCAATTCCAGCAgagtacccaccccctcccctttggTATTTGTATGCCAAGCTATCACTTGAAATACTCAATTGATTGATATGAGCTTTATTAAGCAGCAAGATTTTTCTCAGGAAATTTGCAAAGCGTTCATTAAGGATGACGTTAGTTTAGTAAAGATGACTTTAGTTCATTAACAATGACGTTAATTTATTAACGATGCCGCTAGTCCATTAACGATGACGTTAGTTTATTAAAGATGACGTTAGTTTATTAGCGATGCCGTTAATTTATTAACGATGCCGCTAGTTCATTAACGATGACGTTAGTTTATTAAAGATGACGTTAGTTTATTAGCGATGACGTTAATTTATTAACGATGCCGCTGGTTCATTAACGATGACGTTAGTTTATTAGCGATGACGTTAGTTTATTAGCGATGACGTTAGTTTATTAACGATGTCGCTAGATCATTAACGATGACGTTGTCTCATAGCGGGTACTGGAAAGGTTACTGGGCTGGTCAGATGGTTACTGGTCAGATTGCTAAGAAAAAAGGTGGATCATGATATCATTCTCTTTTCtgaagggagggggagggaattACATACACCATACTACTTCACCATAACTTATATAACAACGAAATGTTACTGTTCGCTATTACAGGGTTTACATGGTGCAACCGGGGCTTGTACCGTACCCCTTTTTATATGCTCCTATAGCGGCATCCCTTTGGTAGTCCGACACTGACAACCAAGGAAAGCTTTTAGGCACTTTCTGATAAGGGCTTAGCCAATGGGCGCCCGAGTAACGAGCTACCGCCAATGGGTTCCCCTAGGTCAGGGGTCAACCTTCTATTTTCCACGTTTCAGAGGAACCTTTAGCCGAACGGTTAAAGTTACTCTGCCGAGATAAATcggtttaaaaaaacaatacacTTTTTGAGTTGGTTAAATTaacaaaacatacttttaATGTCCGATAACTTCAGAAAGGTCGGCGGCTAATTAACGTAAGATATCTAGTTGTTAAAGATAGCGTTATCCTCTATTGCGTTATTTCCCTCCGTGACACTAACCATAAATCTTGCCCTTGGGATTACTATTTTGTACTTCTCCTATGAAAATAGCATTAGACTATGCTGTGCCTTTTACCTCATTTC contains:
- the LOC5508679 gene encoding CCR4-NOT transcription complex subunit 7, which produces MPTTVNFGIRDVWQGNLEEEFAKIRNIIDEYPYVAMDTEFPGVVARPIGEFRSTAEYQFQLLRCNVDLLKIIQLGMSFYNDHGQQPSDGATWQFNFKFNLTEDMYAQDSIDLLNRSGIQFKQHEEEGIDVNDFAELLITSGLVLRDEVRWLSFHSAYDFGYLIKVLTAQNLSSEESEFFELLKLYFPKIYDVKYLMKSCKSLKGGLQEVSELLDLERIGPQHQAGSDCLLTGNAFFKMRELFFEDNIDDDKYCGHLYGLGTSFVNGGQAYSGPATNP